A region of Takifugu rubripes chromosome 6, fTakRub1.2, whole genome shotgun sequence DNA encodes the following proteins:
- the auh gene encoding methylglutaconyl-CoA hydratase, mitochondrial — protein sequence MSILAKYRSALRAFGAITASGDSACGLHAAIASVCARQQLWTCHHRVVTRRLSSESKDELRVRYLDGQDSGIVVVGINRPKAKNAISKNLVKLMFEAVQDIKKNNKVRSVIICSVVPGIFCAGADLKERAKMQQSEVGPFVSKARALISEIGNLPMPTIAAIDGSALGGGLEMALSCDIRIASSTAKMGLVETKLAIIPGAGGTQRLPRLINTSLAKELIFAARVVDGSEASRLGLVSHAVEQNSVGDAAYQQALELAREINPQGPIAVRMAKLAINQGMEVDLSTGLAIEEACYAQVIPTKDRLEGLAAFKEKRLPNYKGE from the exons ATGTCGATCCTCGCGAAGTACCGAAGCGCGTTGCGGGCCTTTGGCGCAATTACCGCAAGCGGTGATAGCGCGTGCGGCTTGCACGCAGCGATAGCCTCGGTGTGCGCGAGGCAACAGCTCTGGACATGTCACCACCGAGTTGTCACGCGACGTTTGAGTTCCGAGTCCAAGGACGAATTGAGGGTCCGGTACCTGGATGGACAAGACTCCG GGATTGTTGTGGTCGGGATTAATCGACCAAAAGCCAAAAACGCCATCAGCAAAAACTTGGTCAAGTTG ATGTTCGAGGCTGTGCAGGATATCAAGAAGAACAACAAAGTGCGCAGTGTCATCATCTGCAGCGTGGTACCAGGGATCTTCTGTGCAG GTGCAGACCTGAAGGAGCGAGCCAAAATGCAGCAGAGTGAGGTGGGACCGTTTGTGTCAAAAGCCAGAGCCCTCATCTCAGAGATAG GTAACCTGCCGATGCCAACCATCGCTGCCATTGACGGTTCTGCTCTGGGAGGAGGCTTGGAGATGGCTCTGTCATGTGACATCAGGATTGCCT CCAGCACTGCTAAAATGGGCCTCGTTGAAACCAAGCTGGCTATCATTCCTGGAGCAG GTGGTACACAGCGCCTCCCCAGGCTCATCAACACCTCTCTAGCCAAGGAGCTCATCTTTGCTGCCCGGGTGGTGGACGGAAGCGAGGCGTCCCGTCTGGGCCTGGTCAGTCACGCTGTGGAGCAGAACAGTGTTGGAGATGCTGCGTACCAGCAAGCTCTTGAGCTGGCCCGTGAGATCAACCCTCAG GGTCCCATCGCAGTCAGGATGGCAAAACTAGCGATCAACCAGGGGATGGAG GTGGACTTATCTACAGGTCTGGCAATAGAGGAAGCATGTTATGCTCAG GTGATACCGACTAAAGATCGGCTGGAGGGTTTGGCCGCTTTCAAGGAAAAGAGACTTCCTAATTATAAGGGGGAGTGA
- the pomk gene encoding protein O-mannose kinase isoform X1 → MDRCAILLAQMVSVFHGLVVVLLSLAALLTTNVLFYLYLERLQQPGHQPPAAAAGCEARHFKTTTMKECSPWLSCAHIRSQVRQLKLIGQGAMKQVYLAEWRGQKVALSTLMSLEYLDDFIHGLSMLQALQGPLVVQLVGFCLEDNTLVTEFHPFRSLLNLERVLAQERYRQQNTWQVRLLLAVDYVSILHFLHNSPVGRRVMCDSNSLEKTLSQFLLTSDFHLVVNDLEALPEVDPSRGLLAKCGHRELTGDFVAPEQLWPHHNQGVAFSDDLMPEYDERTDIWKIPDVTRFLIGRVPGGDLVHFHLFSIYEQCKNRDPERRPSALEVLKVYKQVYSSIARDGSFRDTL, encoded by the exons ATGGATCGTTGTGCCATACT GTTGGCTCAGATGGTTTCTGTGTTCCACGGACTTGTGGTGGTACTGCTGAGCCTGGCTGCTTTGCTCACCACCAATGTGCTGTTCTACCTGTACCTGGAGCGCCTACAGCAGCCCGGCCACCAGCCGCCAGCCGCTGCAGCTGGCTGTGAAGCCCGCCACTTTAAAACCACCACCATGAAGGAATGCAGCCCCTGGCTGAGCTGTGCACACATCCGCAGCCAAGTGCGTCAACTGAAGCTGATTGGTCAAGGTGCCATGAAGCAG GTCTACCTGGCAGAGTGGAGAGGTCAGAAGGTGGCTCTGTCCACACTCATGTCTCTGGAGTACCTGGATGATTTCATCCACGGGTTATCAATGTTACAGGCCCTCCAGGGGCCCCTGGTGGTCCAGCTGGTGGGCTTTTGCCTTGAAGACAACACTCTGGTCACAGAGTTCCACCCATTTAGGTCACTGCTCAACCTGGAACGTGTTCTTGCACAGGAGCGGTACCGGCAGCAGAACACCTGGCAGGtacggctgctgctggctgtggatTATGTTTCCATCCTGCATTTCCTCCACAACAGTCCTGTTGGTCGTCGGGTCATGTGTGATTCCAACAGTCTGGAGAAGACTCTGTCTCAGTTCCTGCTCACCAGCGACTTTCATCTCGTGGTTAACGACCTAGAGGCCCTCCCAGAGGTGGATCCCTCCAGAGGCCTGTTGGCCAAGTGTGGCCACCGAGAGCTCACTGGGGACTTTGTGGCCCCAGAACAGCTGTGGCCCCATCATAACCAAGGCGTTGCCTTTTCAGATGACCTGATGCCGGAATACGACGAGAGGACGGATATCTGGAAGATCCCTGATGTCACACGTTTCCTGATTGGACGAGTCCCAGGAGGGGATTTGGTCCACTTCCATTTGTTCAGCATTTATGAGCAGTGTAAGAACAGGGACCCTGAACGCCGCCCGTCCGCTCTGGAGGTGTTGAAGGTGTACAAGCAGGTGTACAGCAGCATCGCCAGAGACGGCAGCTTCAGAGACACGCTGTAG
- the nfil3 gene encoding nuclear factor interleukin-3-regulated protein, which produces MQSIKQEVDSSGSYNGEDALVLAVALQGPDSELRGHRVSAIPFKGKTRCRRKREFIPEEKKDTVYWERRRKNNEAAKRSREKRRINDLVLENKLMALGEENASLKAELLSLKLKFGLVSSATYAQEIQKFSSSNPIHMYQEFVPTDGQSSSRDAERPHLHSSNSFISVIKHSPHISNAGRKPEGDHSSRTAADIKQEPAEDGNSPYDLYTGYMVSPMSAVYSKHLPFAVSNNSPRSSDDGAVGKSSDGEDEQQVPKGLTPLIGDPTSVIVSTHKVPDVGSTALPHKLRIKARTFPIKTEAVDPEYECAGSQSSKNYSEFLQASQCTLSVQNTNIQEWTQRAESWLPPGLVFNKARVDVSKASCPQTDAELWRGHTPALKASQTTADVSVAQHSHGREERSLATMFHPK; this is translated from the coding sequence ATGCAATCAATCAAACAAGAGGTGGACTCCAGTGGGTCCTACAATGGAGAAGATGCCCTTGTTCTGGCTGTGGCCTTACAAGGACCTGATTCAGAGTTAAGAGGCCATAGAGTCTCTGCTATACCCTTCAAGGGCAAAACGAGGTGTCGTAGGAAAAGAGAGTTCAtcccagaggagaagaaggacaCGGTCTACTGGGAGAGGCGTCGCAAGAACAACGAGGCAGCCAAACGCTCCAGAGAGAAGCGACGCATCAATGACCtcgtgctggagaacaagctgaTGGCCCTGGGTGAGGAAAACGCCTCACtgaaagctgagctgctgtCCCTAAAGCTCAAGTTTGGCCTGGTAAGCTCGGCAACATATGCCCAGGAGATCCAGAAGTTTTCCAGCTCTAACCCCATCCACATGTATCAGGAGTTTGTCCCCACGGACGGCCAGAGTTCCAGCAGAGATGCGGAGCGTCCtcacctccacagcagcaacagcttcATATCAGTCATCAAGCattctcctcacatctccaaCGCAGGCAGGAAACCAGAGGGGGATCACAGCAGCCGCACAGCTGCAGACATCAagcaggaaccagcagaggacgGGAATAGTCCCTACGACCTGTACACAGGCTACATGGTCAGCCCCATGTCTGCTGTCTACTCCAAGCATTTACCCTTCGCCGTGTCCAACAACTCCCCCCGCAGCTCAGATGATGGCGCTGTAGGCAAGTCCTCCGATGGGGAGGATGAGCAGCAGGTTCCCAAAGGGTTGACGCCCCTAATAGGTGACCCCACAAGTGTCATCGtgtccacacacaaggtgccAGATGTGGGTTCCACGGCTTTGCCCCATAAACTCCGGATCAAAGCCAGAACGTTCCCAATCAAAACAGAAGCTGTTGACCCCGAGTACGAGTGTGCAGGAAGCCAGAGCAGTAAGAACTATTCAGAGTTCCTGCAGGCCTCTCAGTGTACTCTGTCCGTGCAAAACACCAACATTCAGGAGTGGACTCAGCGGGCAGAGAGCTGGCTGCCCCCAGGCCTGGTCTTCAATAAAGCCAGAGTGGACGTGAGCAAAGCGTCCTGTCCACAGACGGATGCTGAACTGTGGCGTGGACACACGCCCGCACTCAAAGCCTCTCAAACCACAGCCGACGTGTCTGTGGCGCAGCACTCCCACGGCAGAGAAGAGCGCTCCTTAGCAACGATGTTTCATCCCAAATGA
- the pomk gene encoding protein O-mannose kinase isoform X2: protein MVSVFHGLVVVLLSLAALLTTNVLFYLYLERLQQPGHQPPAAAAGCEARHFKTTTMKECSPWLSCAHIRSQVRQLKLIGQGAMKQVYLAEWRGQKVALSTLMSLEYLDDFIHGLSMLQALQGPLVVQLVGFCLEDNTLVTEFHPFRSLLNLERVLAQERYRQQNTWQVRLLLAVDYVSILHFLHNSPVGRRVMCDSNSLEKTLSQFLLTSDFHLVVNDLEALPEVDPSRGLLAKCGHRELTGDFVAPEQLWPHHNQGVAFSDDLMPEYDERTDIWKIPDVTRFLIGRVPGGDLVHFHLFSIYEQCKNRDPERRPSALEVLKVYKQVYSSIARDGSFRDTL, encoded by the exons ATGGTTTCTGTGTTCCACGGACTTGTGGTGGTACTGCTGAGCCTGGCTGCTTTGCTCACCACCAATGTGCTGTTCTACCTGTACCTGGAGCGCCTACAGCAGCCCGGCCACCAGCCGCCAGCCGCTGCAGCTGGCTGTGAAGCCCGCCACTTTAAAACCACCACCATGAAGGAATGCAGCCCCTGGCTGAGCTGTGCACACATCCGCAGCCAAGTGCGTCAACTGAAGCTGATTGGTCAAGGTGCCATGAAGCAG GTCTACCTGGCAGAGTGGAGAGGTCAGAAGGTGGCTCTGTCCACACTCATGTCTCTGGAGTACCTGGATGATTTCATCCACGGGTTATCAATGTTACAGGCCCTCCAGGGGCCCCTGGTGGTCCAGCTGGTGGGCTTTTGCCTTGAAGACAACACTCTGGTCACAGAGTTCCACCCATTTAGGTCACTGCTCAACCTGGAACGTGTTCTTGCACAGGAGCGGTACCGGCAGCAGAACACCTGGCAGGtacggctgctgctggctgtggatTATGTTTCCATCCTGCATTTCCTCCACAACAGTCCTGTTGGTCGTCGGGTCATGTGTGATTCCAACAGTCTGGAGAAGACTCTGTCTCAGTTCCTGCTCACCAGCGACTTTCATCTCGTGGTTAACGACCTAGAGGCCCTCCCAGAGGTGGATCCCTCCAGAGGCCTGTTGGCCAAGTGTGGCCACCGAGAGCTCACTGGGGACTTTGTGGCCCCAGAACAGCTGTGGCCCCATCATAACCAAGGCGTTGCCTTTTCAGATGACCTGATGCCGGAATACGACGAGAGGACGGATATCTGGAAGATCCCTGATGTCACACGTTTCCTGATTGGACGAGTCCCAGGAGGGGATTTGGTCCACTTCCATTTGTTCAGCATTTATGAGCAGTGTAAGAACAGGGACCCTGAACGCCGCCCGTCCGCTCTGGAGGTGTTGAAGGTGTACAAGCAGGTGTACAGCAGCATCGCCAGAGACGGCAGCTTCAGAGACACGCTGTAG